The sequence below is a genomic window from Uranotaenia lowii strain MFRU-FL chromosome 2, ASM2978415v1, whole genome shotgun sequence.
cggcatttgatagtgattaaaaacaactaaaaagacacaataaaactttcattgaaagccagacttttgagtgcacaaacatgtttgccgttatttgaaatattacatcattcaagcaaaaaagctacttgacctcatttttcggagcattttcaatttctacgaaaaaaaaattatggctggttgttggcagtccaaatcactatccatccacgccagagttttgaattttactgttcttGGTTTGTGATAATCCCAAAACGTACTCGTACTTTaaaccccaccttactctatatCACTTTGGTTCCAAGGGCCTTATATATAAACAACATTTGAGTGCTGATaatgttattttcatttttgtaaataaaatactgGTTAATGATACAACTTTCCTAAGAAAGTTGTTATGTATGTTAtgttgttttcagatttttatcgccATGATAACTatgttaaaatgttttaatggcatttcggcgagatgAACTCTAATAGAATGAAATCGAAAGTTATGTTATgctatgttatgttatgttatgttatgttatgttatgttatgttatgttatgttatgttatgttatgttatgttatgttatgttatgttatgttatgttatgttatgttatgttatgttatgttatgttatgttatgttatgttatgttatgttatgttatgttatgttatgttatgttatgttatgttatgttatgttatgttatgttatgttatgttatgttatgttatgttatgttatgttatgttatgttatgttatgttatgttatgttttgttatgttatgttataaaATATCACAtacatttttcttcaataaagttagaagcttttttattttccatactCTCGAATCCAGATGAGCAATTGCTAAAGCAaatcacattgaaaaaaataaagacaacTAAAAACTTTCTCCCATAGCTGCTTCACTGGATCGTCATCGTCTTCCTCTCTGATAGAATCACCCAGATCAACATTTACGTACTGACGATTAGCAACACGAGCGTTATACATTGGCCATTCCAAATCATTTGCAATAGTTGGAGGGGttggatttctgaaaaaaaaaatgaaaaatgtaacTTCATTTAGAACTATGGTTATTCATAAATCTCACCCATGTTTGACAAAATTCGCCAAGTACCGAGACATCCTTCCATAAACAGCCCACTCGTCTTCAAACTGACTGCGATTGCGCAAAGCTTCCTGCACATTATAAGGCGTAAATAAGTATCCCAGCTCATCGCCATGAACAGCTCCATAGCTTTCGTCATCCAAATAAACCTTattgaagttatttttgtgCGCACCAAATCTGCCATCAAACTCGAATATCAATTTATACATCGGAGAACGGCGATCTTCCCTGGATGCCAACATTGCTCCAAACATATCGAGAGGGCTGTGCATGTAAGCAAGATTTGctaatttccttaaaaatttggGGTCGCTGGAACGTTTCATTTCTTGGTTgattttgtcttctatggactgAAGCcgctttttatcattgaaattgGGAAATACTTCAcccattttgaatttctgtgcTGGCGGGAAGTATAAACCGAATTCCATTGAAGTGCGACCAATAAGCAATGGAACGTCGGAAATTGGTTTGGTTGTAACTAGTTGAACTGGTGTTCTGGAGAGAAAAGGATTTCTTGAGATGCCATTCTCCATGACTGGTACAAAATGTGGTAAATTAAAAAGAGCAAACTTTCTACTGCGTTGCGTTGCTTTGCGGTTGAACAGTTTCTGGTAGTTTATACTTTGAAGCTCCCTTAAGGAAGAAACACCTAAAGAATGGACGTATTCGTTGTGAAACAGATTATTTGAGTAGTGGAATGCCCAAGGAGCAAGCATCGATCCTGCCTCTACAACGGCTTGCTGAAAGAGACCTCTGGAACCTGTTGAATACATATGATATGTGACAGATGCAGCTCCTGCACTATGACCCATGAGCGTAATTTTCGTAGGATCTCCACCATAGTTTTCGATGAATTGATTCACCCAATGCAGTGCCACCTGTTGATCTTTGAGTCCAAAATTTCCGGAAACATTGAAAGGTGGGTACGAAAGGAATCCTTGAACTGACAAACGGTAATTCATGGTCACTATAACGATTCCCTTGAAACACAACAATAAGTacgtaaaaatgaaataaaaaaagggtaaacaCTAACTGAATCGATCATTGCATCAACTCCTGGGAGATCACTTGTCGAAGATCCCACATTGAAGCCACCTCCGTGAATGAATACGAGAACGGGAAACTTGGTTCCATTCAGGTTGGGGATGCTCGGAGTGTAGATGTTCAGAAACAAACAATCCTCATCGGTCGGTTGACCCCAAGTCAATGGGTAGTGATCATCTATCTGAGGGCAAATCGGTCCATAGACAGTGTGATCCTGATGTCCGCTTGGATGTAGTCCTATGGGATCCTGGAAGTTATCAAACTTATTAATCCAACTAGTTTCTAGCCACTTAACTTACCTTACCTGGAATCGGTTTTCTCCAACAGGTGGTTGAGCGTACCGAAAGCCGAGGTACTTACAAAAAGGAGTATCATTGAAGGTTACATCGTAAGTCCCAGTACTGGAAACAGCTTCATTGAAGAAAACCTTACAAACGCTGAACGCTAAAGTTCTATCGATAGCCAGGAAAGCGCATAAGATTACGAGAACAAATGCGTCCATTTCTATCAGGGCAGCTGCGAACGACTAAGCTTGTTATGGATTGGCTCAACTATCAGATGCATCTAGCCACGCAATCAGCaacttcgatagattcaatgccaaAGGGTGGATTAacctttgaattaataaaacaaGTTCTCAATTTGACTGCCTACTTGTTATGAATGTTTCTGAGAAAAAgcctaaatttataaattagttTATTATTCCAATCTACACACTCAAACAACACAGAAAATTCAGCgctgttttatttgaaaataaaaaaatcaataattgctGCATTATTGagttcagtttttgaaagagcaattttttttggttgcaAAAAAGTCAATTCGCTGGCATAAAGCAGCATTATCTTTAAGTCTGATGACATATAAagattaattaaattttaaatttgatgttcTTGTTTGTGGtgaagcaaatttaaaatactaaaataaACAGCGCCATTttctttggtatttttttttttattaattgctgcatttttgatttcagtttttttaagaacaattttttttgttaaaacaaaGTCAATTCGACAGCTTAAATAAAGGAGGATTATCTATCAGCCTGATGATATTTTAAAGATTAATTATGTCCATTtcattcgatgtttttttttctttgtggcGTTGTCTGTTTAAGGATTCAATTGTATCGATcggtttcattataaaaaaaatgaattcactcTGATTCgaagcaatcgaaaaacttccttcaattcaaccacggtacaagaaaaattcagataccggtatttcaatAGCAACAgcaaataccggtatctgaactttttttttaaagcgtggttgaattaaagggaatctttggattgctttgattcaatagaAATATTctaccaagtaggctcacaacccATAATGGAGTCAAATTActcgtttattttcaaaatctgctgagtataagtttgaaacttcttttttttttcaacgaacgggattaaatattccaaaatatgGGATATAGGTAGTGCTGGAAACTTTCTTAAGCGTAGACTAAGaacaaaacttgtttttatgtttaaagTTTGTGCCATTCAAAGTTTGTGTAATTCATTTAGAATTACCAAGTATGTATAGGTTTTTTTGACAAGCAAATTAAGTCCACCCCTTTAAAGATTtcgatacaaaaatgatttctttcttatttaagttcaaaacattcatttttttaaattaaatatctacCTAATTTAATTTGTACTTTTGAGTGCAtcttaacgaaaaaaaaatacatccttCAGGAAAgataataaaagaaatagaaaaatccaggaaataTGTGGTCGTCATCTGCGTTTCGCTTCGGCCTGTCGTAGTCGGTTGACAGCGTGGTCCCTTCTTGGTTCAAATTTTCACGTTCACTTGATGCCTCGTTTGAAGAATCCGAATCtgttgaaatgaagaaaattaataACCTATCCGAGAATTGATATTTCAAATAGCGTTTATAACTTACCGGATAAATCGATGTCCCATGGCGCGGAAATGCTCCGAGCGCTTGTCGGTGAAGTGTTGATCAaaagaatgaccataaaaactGCCAAAATGGAATATTGAATTCGAAACTTCATCTTTAAAACTATTGTTTGACGTTAGATGTCTTTCACTGAAGTGAATGGGTAAATCTGAACATGCTCTTATATATGTATCTTTGAATCCGATGAGGTTTTCCTCTGAGCTGAGCTAAGCGTAAcacaagtttgaaaaattttacggAAAGAATTTTTCTAGatgcaattaatttttaaattgataaaattaaaatgtcttgaaaaatttaaaaaaaattacgaaaattgttGGCAGTTGTGACAGTAATAAATATGCatgtgattttctcgaaatcattgacacacaataatttttgttgatcAGTGTATGCTAGAG
It includes:
- the LOC129749103 gene encoding juvenile hormone esterase-like, with protein sequence MDAFVLVILCAFLAIDRTLAFSVCKVFFNEAVSSTGTYDVTFNDTPFCKYLGFRYAQPPVGENRFQDPIGLHPSGHQDHTVYGPICPQIDDHYPLTWGQPTDEDCLFLNIYTPSIPNLNGTKFPVLVFIHGGGFNVGSSTSDLPGVDAMIDSGIVIVTMNYRLSVQGFLSYPPFNVSGNFGLKDQQVALHWVNQFIENYGGDPTKITLMGHSAGAASVTYHMYSTGSRGLFQQAVVEAGSMLAPWAFHYSNNLFHNEYVHSLGVSSLRELQSINYQKLFNRKATQRSRKFALFNLPHFVPVMENGISRNPFLSRTPVQLVTTKPISDVPLLIGRTSMEFGLYFPPAQKFKMGEVFPNFNDKKRLQSIEDKINQEMKRSSDPKFLRKLANLAYMHSPLDMFGAMLASREDRRSPMYKLIFEFDGRFGAHKNNFNKVYLDDESYGAVHGDELGYLFTPYNVQEALRNRSQFEDEWAVYGRMSRYLANFVKHGNPTPPTIANDLEWPMYNARVANRQYVNVDLGDSIREEDDDDPVKQLWEKVFSCLYFFQCDLL